A DNA window from Cobetia marina contains the following coding sequences:
- a CDS encoding TolC family outer membrane protein: MANIRILPLVLAMGFATQAQAADLLDITRDALTHNASLSSSRSLYQSVEDNERIELSDLLPQISATGTVSRTDVTGNSQSGVEGDYTDSNIVLNVNQQLFDAADWYELATSKDSTEQQKLLLDSDQQQLLYDVASAYFTILNNRDVLDARIAQEKAFSRQLDQANQQFEVGLIAITDVQEARASFDDARAQRIAAEADLQVSFEALQQLTGQQYDSIDGLEEDLAIEAPVPASRGKWVEMALVNNPLIGAAQKGVDVAKGDVKTSRAGHLPEVGAFATYSYDETDVASSGGYQEYNQIGIQASLPIYTGGRTSAQVRQSTHLLEQSQYDLLDQQRSTTQSVRSLYSQVRSDVLTVKARKQAIVSSRSALEATRSGYEVGTRNIVDVLDAEQALYQALADYASSRYTYVLDLLNLRQAAGIIDVNTVRDLNESLKRDRQVSLVLQDEDDTELDGPAQ; encoded by the coding sequence ATGGCCAACATACGCATACTGCCTCTGGTGCTGGCGATGGGTTTCGCGACCCAGGCCCAGGCTGCCGATCTGCTCGACATTACCCGTGATGCGCTGACCCACAATGCCAGCCTGTCGTCCTCTCGCTCTCTGTATCAGAGCGTCGAGGACAACGAGCGGATCGAGCTTTCGGATCTGCTGCCACAGATCTCGGCCACCGGCACCGTGTCACGCACCGATGTCACGGGCAATTCCCAGAGCGGTGTGGAAGGGGATTACACCGACAGCAACATCGTGCTCAACGTGAATCAGCAGCTGTTCGACGCTGCCGACTGGTATGAGCTGGCGACCAGCAAGGACAGTACCGAGCAGCAGAAACTGCTGCTGGATTCCGATCAGCAGCAGCTGTTGTACGATGTGGCCTCCGCGTACTTCACCATCCTCAACAACCGGGATGTGCTGGATGCGCGCATCGCGCAGGAGAAGGCCTTTTCCCGTCAGCTGGATCAGGCCAATCAGCAGTTCGAGGTCGGGCTGATCGCGATCACCGATGTCCAGGAGGCCAGAGCGTCCTTTGATGACGCACGCGCCCAGCGGATTGCCGCGGAAGCCGACCTGCAGGTCAGCTTCGAGGCACTTCAGCAATTGACCGGCCAGCAATACGATTCCATCGATGGGCTGGAAGAGGATCTCGCCATCGAAGCGCCGGTGCCCGCCAGTCGTGGCAAGTGGGTCGAGATGGCGTTGGTCAACAATCCCTTGATCGGTGCCGCGCAGAAGGGTGTCGATGTCGCCAAGGGTGACGTCAAGACCTCGCGTGCCGGTCATCTGCCGGAAGTCGGTGCCTTCGCGACCTACTCCTATGATGAAACCGACGTCGCATCCTCCGGGGGATATCAGGAATACAACCAGATCGGTATCCAGGCGTCATTGCCGATCTATACCGGTGGTCGCACATCCGCGCAGGTACGCCAGAGCACGCACCTGCTGGAGCAGAGCCAGTACGACCTGCTGGACCAGCAGCGTTCCACCACCCAGAGCGTGCGTTCGCTCTACAGTCAGGTCCGCAGCGACGTCCTGACGGTCAAGGCGCGCAAGCAGGCCATCGTCTCCAGCCGCAGCGCGCTGGAAGCCACGCGCTCGGGGTATGAAGTCGGTACCCGTAACATCGTCGATGTGCTGGATGCCGAGCAGGCGCTCTATCAGGCCCTGGCGGACTATGCCTCCTCGCGTTACACCTACGTGCTGGATCTGCTCAACCTGCGCCAGGCGGCGGGCATCATCGACGTCAACACCGTGCGCGATCTGAACGAGAGCCTCAAGCGCGATCGTCAGGTATCACTGGTTCTGCAGGACGAAGACGATACCGAGCTGGATGGCCCGGCCCAGTGA
- the alr gene encoding alanine racemase, with product MSRPLRADIDLDALRHNYQLACELAPNSRSLAVIKADAYGHGAVACARALADLAPAFAVATIEEALALREGGITHPVVLLEGVFEASEYQLAAQHDFWCAIHSEWQLAALEAATLPGPISCWIKFDSGMHRLGFDAEQARAVKERLVASGKAQDLHLMTHFATADSLTPDYFQHQMAAVEALAAELALPLCLANSPATLAWPQSHAAWNRPGIMLYGADPLEGANDASRRLKPVMTLSSAIIAVREIAIGEPVGYAGRFVATRPTRIGVVACGYGDGYDRHAVDGTPVLVDGQETVLAGKVSMDMLTVDITDLPEAGVGSRVVLWGEGLEVNRVAASCDTISYTLLTGILPRVPKHYHGSQAREADPMASQAVDTCA from the coding sequence ATGTCCCGCCCGTTGCGTGCTGATATTGATCTGGATGCCCTGCGCCACAATTATCAGCTGGCCTGTGAGCTGGCGCCGAATTCCCGCTCGCTCGCCGTGATCAAGGCTGACGCCTATGGCCACGGGGCCGTGGCATGTGCCCGTGCGCTGGCAGATCTGGCACCGGCATTTGCCGTCGCGACCATCGAAGAAGCGCTCGCGCTGCGGGAAGGCGGTATCACGCATCCGGTGGTATTGCTCGAAGGTGTCTTCGAGGCATCGGAATACCAGCTGGCGGCGCAGCATGACTTCTGGTGTGCCATCCACAGTGAATGGCAGCTGGCCGCCCTGGAGGCGGCAACGCTCCCCGGGCCGATATCCTGCTGGATCAAGTTCGATTCCGGCATGCATCGTCTCGGCTTCGATGCCGAGCAGGCCAGGGCGGTCAAGGAACGCCTGGTGGCGAGTGGCAAGGCGCAGGACCTTCACCTGATGACGCATTTCGCCACGGCCGACAGCCTGACGCCCGATTATTTCCAGCATCAGATGGCGGCAGTGGAAGCGCTTGCCGCTGAGCTTGCCCTGCCACTCTGTCTGGCCAACTCCCCGGCGACGCTTGCCTGGCCGCAATCGCATGCCGCCTGGAATCGTCCCGGCATCATGCTGTACGGCGCGGACCCGCTGGAAGGGGCCAATGATGCCAGCCGCCGTCTGAAGCCGGTGATGACCCTGTCTTCCGCCATCATTGCCGTACGCGAGATCGCCATCGGCGAGCCGGTGGGCTATGCCGGACGTTTCGTGGCGACGCGTCCGACACGTATCGGTGTCGTCGCCTGTGGCTATGGGGATGGCTACGATCGCCATGCGGTGGACGGGACCCCCGTACTGGTCGATGGCCAGGAAACCGTGCTGGCCGGCAAGGTGTCGATGGACATGCTGACGGTGGATATCACCGACCTGCCGGAAGCGGGCGTCGGTTCTCGCGTGGTGCTGTGGGGCGAGGGGTTGGAGGTCAATCGCGTGGCCGCCAGTTGTGACACCATCAGCTATACCCTGCTGACAGGGATCCTGCCGCGTGTTCCCAAGCATTATCACGGTAGTCAGGCACGCGAGGCGGACCCGATGGCCTCTCAGGCAGTGGATACGTGCGCCTGA
- the lpxL gene encoding LpxL/LpxP family Kdo(2)-lipid IV(A) lauroyl/palmitoleoyl acyltransferase: protein MAKKTYPESFAHPRYWPAWLGIGAMKASAFLPWCAKLWLGRGIGELAWRFGKRRRHITDTNLKLCFPEWSEAERARQVRKTFHANGIGIFETATGWCRDPEHMRDRVTFKGQEHMERAMAQGKGALIVGIHFSTLDLGGALHSLFFPADVVYRPHDNPLFERFMTRARNGIFGTAIDRHDLRGVVRRIKSGHGVWYSPDQDFGRDVSVFAPFFGIDAASIKLTAKIARMTGAPVMPLMFHRNPDNRTYTLEYLPALDNFPSGDDVADATRINAFIEGAIRKHPEQYLWLHRRFKTRPEKSDPSLY from the coding sequence ATGGCCAAGAAGACCTACCCCGAGAGTTTTGCGCATCCCCGTTACTGGCCGGCCTGGCTGGGAATCGGGGCCATGAAGGCCTCGGCCTTCCTGCCCTGGTGCGCCAAGCTGTGGCTGGGGCGCGGCATCGGTGAGCTGGCATGGCGTTTCGGCAAGCGTCGTCGCCATATCACGGACACCAATCTCAAGCTGTGCTTCCCCGAATGGAGCGAAGCGGAGCGTGCGCGTCAGGTACGCAAGACCTTCCATGCCAACGGCATCGGCATCTTCGAGACCGCCACGGGGTGGTGTCGAGACCCGGAGCACATGCGCGACCGCGTGACCTTCAAGGGTCAGGAGCACATGGAGCGCGCCATGGCGCAGGGCAAGGGCGCGCTCATCGTGGGCATCCATTTCTCGACACTGGATCTCGGTGGCGCACTGCACTCGCTGTTCTTCCCGGCCGATGTCGTCTATCGCCCGCATGACAACCCGCTGTTCGAGCGTTTCATGACGCGCGCGCGCAATGGCATCTTCGGCACCGCCATCGACCGTCATGACCTGCGGGGTGTGGTGCGCCGCATCAAGAGCGGGCATGGCGTGTGGTATTCGCCGGATCAGGATTTCGGTCGGGACGTCAGCGTCTTCGCGCCGTTCTTCGGTATCGATGCCGCCTCCATCAAGCTGACGGCCAAGATCGCCCGCATGACAGGGGCGCCGGTGATGCCCTTGATGTTCCATCGCAATCCGGACAATCGTACCTATACGCTGGAGTATCTCCCGGCACTCGACAACTTCCCGAGTGGCGATGATGTCGCAGATGCCACGCGCATCAATGCCTTCATCGAGGGGGCGATCCGCAAGCATCCCGAGCAGTACCTGTGGTTGCATCGCCGTTTCAAGACTCGTCCAGAGAAATCCGATCCGTCCCTGTATTGA
- a CDS encoding TlpA family protein disulfide reductase — MSNDTSSLATLADVEARLAAGDTFVLNQIAQWCPDCTVRQRPALPAFEAALARGGLPLVSLCVQETRGVYLSEAHAQLSERIGGAGYPRTLLVKEGRPASVDSGLNRVEVMSEPELIAYAEAMIAAL, encoded by the coding sequence ATGAGCAATGACACGTCTTCTCTCGCCACTCTGGCCGATGTCGAAGCACGCCTGGCGGCCGGCGATACCTTCGTCCTCAATCAGATTGCGCAGTGGTGCCCGGACTGCACCGTGCGTCAGCGTCCGGCGCTGCCGGCCTTCGAGGCGGCCCTGGCGCGAGGTGGTCTGCCGCTGGTGAGTCTGTGCGTGCAGGAGACTCGCGGAGTCTATCTGAGTGAGGCACATGCGCAGCTGAGCGAGCGCATCGGTGGGGCGGGCTATCCGCGTACGCTGCTGGTGAAGGAAGGGCGGCCTGCCAGCGTGGACAGTGGCCTGAATCGGGTCGAGGTCATGAGCGAGCCGGAGCTCATCGCCTATGCCGAGGCCATGATCGCGGCGCTGTAA
- a CDS encoding DUF1328 domain-containing protein, which produces MLNYAIIFLIVAVIAAVLGFGGIAGTAATIAKVLFVVFLVLFLVSFFKGRRKP; this is translated from the coding sequence ATGCTCAACTATGCCATCATCTTTCTGATCGTTGCCGTGATTGCCGCCGTACTCGGCTTTGGCGGTATCGCGGGTACTGCGGCCACCATCGCCAAGGTACTGTTCGTCGTCTTCCTGGTGCTGTTCCTGGTGTCGTTCTTCAAGGGGCGTCGCAAGCCCTGA
- a CDS encoding DUF2254 domain-containing protein, whose product MNRWLQQPLMWLRTFTTSIAYLPSLLATLYILLGLISVLPSGLPEPHELPASEMLNALTFKEHDTPRTLLAALVGGLISLMVFSFTMVMSVLTQAGAQFSHKLLLGLVTERHHQLVLGHYLGSLLFLLINLMVPNTGDSPTLWRSIAVYLGVLMMVNCLGMFIYFIHQASQSVQINAVARRLSGRTRVSLERLRERNRHDGFGERQITRDTSRCQLLRAKRRGYVQQVDFAALRQLAIDHDMIVHLDFALGAFIVSGMPLMRIEWPAGLPEGVSAGDELDEHHQAGLIKKLRAALGYLDGESVDDLHEHGLTQLMEVAIKALSPGINDPGTARLCLHQLTELLSERMQLPLCNCCVDEEDHIRVSWEMESFDSLLYRSISPILHYGRDDLSICLALLSLLKTLSLLGSDDAQLALLQQHADKVVEAILAQAQFEVDRRFIEQGLKAGHHRLTLPGTPW is encoded by the coding sequence ATGAATCGCTGGCTGCAACAGCCGCTGATGTGGTTACGCACCTTCACCACCAGCATCGCCTATCTGCCAAGCCTGCTGGCGACGCTCTATATCCTGCTTGGCTTGATCTCGGTGCTGCCTTCCGGCCTCCCCGAGCCACATGAATTGCCAGCCAGCGAGATGCTGAATGCCCTGACCTTCAAGGAGCACGACACGCCGCGCACCCTGCTGGCGGCACTGGTCGGCGGGCTCATTTCGCTGATGGTCTTCAGTTTCACCATGGTGATGAGCGTGCTGACCCAGGCGGGCGCACAGTTCTCCCACAAGTTGCTGCTGGGGCTGGTGACCGAGCGTCACCATCAGCTGGTGCTGGGACATTATCTGGGCAGTCTGCTGTTCCTGCTCATCAACCTGATGGTACCCAATACCGGCGATTCGCCAACGCTATGGCGCTCCATCGCGGTCTATCTGGGCGTGTTGATGATGGTCAATTGCCTCGGGATGTTCATCTACTTCATCCACCAGGCATCACAATCCGTGCAGATCAATGCCGTGGCTCGCCGCCTGTCCGGGCGCACGCGGGTCTCGCTTGAACGACTGCGAGAGCGCAATCGCCACGACGGTTTCGGCGAGCGCCAGATCACTCGCGACACGTCACGCTGTCAGCTGCTGAGAGCAAAGCGACGCGGCTATGTGCAGCAGGTCGATTTCGCGGCCCTTCGCCAGCTGGCCATCGACCACGACATGATCGTGCACCTGGACTTCGCGCTCGGGGCCTTCATCGTCAGTGGCATGCCGCTGATGCGCATCGAATGGCCTGCGGGCCTGCCCGAAGGCGTCTCGGCGGGTGATGAGCTCGATGAGCACCATCAGGCAGGACTGATCAAGAAGCTGCGCGCGGCACTGGGCTATCTGGATGGGGAATCCGTCGATGACCTTCACGAGCACGGCCTGACCCAGCTGATGGAAGTCGCCATCAAGGCGCTGTCTCCCGGCATCAATGATCCGGGCACCGCACGCCTGTGCCTGCATCAACTCACCGAACTGCTCAGTGAGCGCATGCAGCTGCCCCTGTGCAACTGCTGCGTGGATGAGGAAGATCACATACGGGTCAGCTGGGAGATGGAGAGCTTCGACAGTCTGCTCTACCGCAGCATCTCCCCCATCCTGCACTATGGTCGTGATGACCTCTCGATCTGTCTGGCGCTGCTCTCGCTGCTCAAGACACTGTCACTGCTGGGCAGCGATGACGCGCAACTGGCATTGCTGCAACAACATGCCGACAAGGTGGTGGAGGCCATCCTTGCCCAGGCACAGTTCGAGGTGGACAGGCGCTTCATCGAGCAGGGCCTCAAGGCCGGGCATCATCGTCTGACGCTGCCAGGTACCCCGTGGTGA
- the ettA gene encoding energy-dependent translational throttle protein EttA: MAQYVYTMNRVGKVVPPKREILKDISLSFFPGAKIGVLGLNGSGKSSLLRIMAGVDQDYNGEARPMPGLNVGYLPQEPELDDSKNVRECVEESLAHIKNAQAELDEVYAAYAEPDADFDALAARQAKLEDLIQASDAHNLERKLEVAAEALRLPPWDANVGVLSGGERRRVALCRLLLSSPDMLLLDEPTNHLDAESVAWLERFLHDYAGTVVAITHDRYFLDNVAGWILELDRGQGIPFEGNYSSWLEQKDARLQQEAKQEASRNKAIQQELEWVRQNPKGRQAKSKARLNRFEEMQSGDFQKRNETNEIYIPPGPRLGDKVIELHNVTKRFEDKLLFDDLSFTIPQGAIVGIVGGNGAGKSTLFKLVTGKETPDSGEVVLGETVKIAYVEQLRDGLEDNQTVWEAVSGGQDMLNINGHEVSSRAYVGRFNFKGTDQQKRLSDLSGGERGRLQLAQTLKQAANVLLLDEPSNDLDIETLRALEEALLAFPGCALVISHDRWFLDRIATHILAYEGDSNVVFFEGSYSEYEEDYHARVGNDAPKRMKYKRIDA; encoded by the coding sequence ATGGCGCAATACGTCTATACCATGAACCGGGTGGGCAAGGTCGTCCCCCCGAAGCGCGAGATTCTCAAGGACATCTCGCTGTCCTTCTTCCCGGGTGCCAAGATCGGTGTGCTCGGTCTCAACGGCTCGGGCAAGTCCTCGCTGCTGCGCATCATGGCCGGCGTGGATCAGGACTACAACGGCGAAGCGCGTCCCATGCCGGGCCTCAATGTCGGCTACCTCCCCCAGGAGCCGGAGCTCGATGATTCCAAGAACGTGCGCGAGTGCGTCGAGGAATCTCTGGCCCACATCAAGAATGCCCAGGCGGAGCTGGATGAAGTCTATGCCGCCTACGCCGAGCCGGACGCCGACTTCGACGCCCTCGCCGCGCGTCAGGCCAAGCTCGAGGACCTGATCCAGGCCTCCGACGCCCACAACCTCGAGCGCAAGCTGGAAGTGGCCGCCGAAGCGCTGCGCCTGCCGCCGTGGGATGCCAATGTCGGCGTGCTGTCCGGTGGTGAACGCCGCCGTGTCGCCCTCTGCCGCCTGCTGCTCTCGAGCCCCGACATGCTGCTGCTGGATGAGCCGACCAACCACCTGGACGCCGAGTCCGTCGCCTGGCTGGAGCGCTTCCTGCACGATTACGCCGGCACCGTGGTCGCCATCACCCACGACCGTTACTTCCTCGACAATGTCGCGGGCTGGATTCTCGAGCTCGACCGTGGCCAGGGCATTCCCTTCGAAGGCAACTATTCCTCGTGGCTGGAGCAGAAGGACGCTCGCCTGCAGCAGGAAGCCAAGCAGGAAGCCTCACGCAACAAGGCCATCCAGCAGGAGCTCGAGTGGGTTCGCCAGAATCCCAAGGGTCGTCAGGCCAAGAGCAAGGCGCGTCTCAACCGCTTCGAGGAAATGCAGTCCGGTGATTTCCAGAAGCGCAACGAGACCAACGAGATCTACATTCCGCCGGGACCGCGTCTGGGCGACAAGGTCATCGAGCTGCACAACGTCACCAAGCGTTTCGAGGACAAGCTGCTGTTCGACGACCTGTCCTTCACCATTCCCCAGGGTGCCATCGTCGGTATCGTCGGCGGCAACGGTGCGGGCAAGTCCACGCTGTTCAAGCTGGTGACCGGCAAGGAAACCCCGGACAGCGGCGAAGTGGTGCTGGGCGAGACCGTCAAGATCGCCTACGTCGAGCAGCTGCGTGATGGCCTGGAAGACAATCAGACTGTCTGGGAAGCCGTCTCCGGCGGCCAGGACATGCTCAACATCAATGGCCATGAAGTCTCGTCGCGCGCCTATGTCGGCCGCTTCAACTTCAAGGGCACGGATCAGCAGAAGCGTCTGTCTGATCTGTCCGGTGGTGAGCGTGGTCGTCTGCAGCTGGCGCAGACGCTCAAGCAGGCCGCCAACGTGCTGCTGCTGGATGAGCCGTCCAACGATCTGGACATCGAGACCCTGCGTGCACTGGAAGAGGCGCTGCTCGCCTTCCCGGGCTGTGCACTGGTCATCTCGCACGACCGCTGGTTCCTGGATCGCATCGCGACCCACATCCTCGCCTACGAAGGGGACTCCAACGTGGTGTTCTTCGAGGGCAGCTACAGCGAGTACGAAGAGGATTACCATGCGCGTGTCGGCAACGATGCGCCCAAGCGCATGAAGTACAAGCGTATCGATGCCTGA
- a CDS encoding PA3496 family putative envelope integrity protein: MAREQFLDDIDATALAEEATNDVDFELSSSSTPARPQRSDSRQRLEALLEERALARSIREGWDDEADDDDLLDASDWGEEE, encoded by the coding sequence ATGGCCCGCGAACAATTCCTCGACGATATCGATGCTACCGCCCTGGCGGAGGAAGCCACCAACGACGTGGACTTCGAACTGTCTTCCAGCTCCACCCCCGCCAGGCCCCAGCGCAGCGACTCACGCCAGCGCCTCGAAGCCCTGCTGGAAGAACGTGCGCTGGCACGCTCCATCCGTGAAGGCTGGGACGATGAAGCGGATGATGATGACCTGCTGGACGCCAGTGACTGGGGAGAGGAGGAGTGA
- a CDS encoding PAS domain-containing protein codes for MKRPHMISPELLERVVNASDDGIVVAEQEGDENILIYVNQGFERLTGYSADEILYRDCRFLQNDDRDQPQLDNIRAALRDKRPCREILRNYRKDGSLFWNELSMTPVFDEHDNLQYFVGVQKDVTSLMTAHEELERLREARKSDVE; via the coding sequence ATGAAAAGACCCCACATGATCAGCCCCGAGCTGCTCGAGAGAGTGGTGAATGCCTCGGACGATGGCATCGTGGTGGCCGAACAGGAAGGTGACGAGAACATCCTGATCTACGTGAATCAGGGCTTCGAGCGCCTTACCGGTTACAGCGCCGACGAGATTCTCTACCGCGATTGCCGTTTTCTGCAGAATGACGACCGTGACCAGCCACAGCTGGACAACATCCGTGCCGCGCTGCGCGACAAGCGCCCGTGCCGCGAGATACTGCGCAACTATCGCAAGGATGGCAGCCTGTTCTGGAACGAACTCTCCATGACACCGGTCTTCGACGAGCACGACAATCTCCAGTACTTCGTCGGTGTCCAAAAGGATGTCACCAGCCTGATGACCGCGCATGAGGAGCTGGAGCGCCTGCGGGAAGCCCGCAAGAGCGATGTCGAGTGA
- a CDS encoding MFS transporter: protein MTGDEDSRMCKDISEDACHQQPGNVWRHLLASLGTKLADELASARLVLPWLLGLIGAPVWMVGLLVPIREAGALLPQLVVAGFIRPLPRRKWVWVAGSVLQALMAFSLVIITLLSRGDGDSGLGGSLAGGLVLGCLVVLSLGRGVASIATKDVLGKTIAKQRRGRLMGWSGSLAGAMTLLAGGVLMLLGEQPGQQVLATLMAIAALGWSLNAFCAALIKEDRGATSGGANAWDTVRQGFSQLRHDAAFRNFNLARALLLSSALALPYIALLGQQQSGESLGGLGVLVVVSGLAGMVASPIWGKLADTSSRRVMRNAGAGAAVCCALAGSMVWWPGALSDSVWSYAVVYGLLVIAHSGIRLGRKTYVVDLASADNRALYVALSNTLTGVLMLVLGLAIGGLAQWLGSEWLLLILAGVATAAALCAQRLPEVEDD from the coding sequence ATGACCGGCGATGAAGACTCGCGCATGTGCAAGGATATCTCCGAGGATGCCTGCCATCAGCAGCCCGGCAATGTCTGGCGCCATCTGCTGGCCTCGCTGGGGACCAAGCTGGCCGACGAGCTGGCAAGTGCACGCCTGGTGCTGCCGTGGCTGCTGGGATTGATCGGCGCCCCGGTGTGGATGGTGGGGCTGCTGGTGCCGATTCGTGAAGCCGGCGCCCTGCTGCCGCAACTGGTGGTGGCGGGCTTCATCCGCCCGCTCCCGCGGCGCAAATGGGTCTGGGTCGCGGGGTCCGTGCTGCAAGCGCTGATGGCCTTCAGCCTGGTGATCATCACGCTGCTCTCTCGAGGCGACGGTGACAGTGGCCTGGGCGGCAGCCTGGCCGGTGGCCTGGTGCTGGGGTGTCTGGTCGTGCTGTCACTGGGGCGTGGCGTGGCCTCCATCGCCACCAAGGACGTGCTGGGCAAGACGATCGCCAAGCAGCGCCGTGGCCGCCTGATGGGATGGAGTGGCAGCCTGGCCGGCGCCATGACGTTGCTCGCGGGGGGTGTTCTGATGCTGCTGGGCGAGCAGCCCGGTCAACAGGTGCTTGCCACCCTGATGGCGATCGCGGCACTGGGCTGGAGCCTGAATGCTTTCTGCGCGGCGCTGATCAAGGAAGATCGCGGCGCCACCAGCGGCGGTGCCAATGCCTGGGACACCGTGCGCCAGGGGTTCAGCCAGCTGCGCCATGACGCCGCCTTCCGCAATTTCAATCTGGCGCGTGCGCTGTTGCTCTCAAGTGCCCTGGCCCTCCCCTACATCGCGCTGCTGGGCCAGCAGCAGAGTGGCGAAAGCCTCGGCGGACTCGGGGTACTGGTGGTCGTGTCAGGCCTGGCGGGCATGGTCGCCAGCCCCATCTGGGGCAAGCTTGCCGATACCTCGAGTCGGCGCGTGATGCGCAACGCCGGCGCCGGTGCCGCCGTGTGCTGCGCGCTGGCCGGCAGCATGGTGTGGTGGCCCGGAGCGCTTTCCGACAGCGTCTGGAGTTATGCCGTGGTCTACGGGTTGCTGGTGATCGCACATTCCGGCATCCGTCTGGGACGCAAGACCTACGTGGTGGATCTCGCCAGCGCTGACAATCGCGCGCTCTACGTGGCTCTGTCCAACACCCTCACCGGCGTGCTGATGCTGGTGCTGGGTCTGGCCATCGGCGGTCTGGCCCAATGGCTGGGCAGCGAGTGGCTGCTGCTGATTCTGGCCGGTGTCGCCACGGCGGCCGCCCTGTGTGCGCAACGTCTGCCGGAAGTGGAAGACGACTGA
- a CDS encoding SelT/SelW/SelH family protein, with product MDQPSTLKIRIHYCTGCNWLLRAAWYAQELLSTFGEALDEVALAPSHGGHFEVLCQPAPDAEWQVLWERKRDGGFPDSRDLKQRVRDVLDPERDLGHIDRASREQGTPTP from the coding sequence ATGGATCAACCGTCCACGCTCAAGATTCGCATTCACTACTGCACCGGCTGCAACTGGCTGCTGCGCGCGGCCTGGTATGCCCAGGAACTGCTCTCCACCTTCGGGGAAGCGCTGGATGAGGTCGCTCTCGCGCCCAGTCACGGCGGACACTTCGAGGTGCTCTGCCAGCCTGCGCCTGACGCCGAATGGCAGGTGCTCTGGGAGCGCAAGCGGGATGGCGGCTTCCCGGACAGCCGTGACCTCAAGCAACGCGTGCGTGATGTGCTCGACCCGGAGCGCGATCTCGGTCATATCGACCGCGCCAGCCGCGAACAGGGCACCCCGACACCGTGA
- a CDS encoding zinc transporter ZntB — translation MTTSPSSQLPHANPQPDPPSTALVSAYRLDGKGSATLLSDDELRQAWQEPEALIWMHLDYTRGDVNDYLAGIAQLDDPSIEALTELDTRPRVARFGGGIVTTLRGINLNPGAAPEDLLSLRLWMSPTRLITLRRRPFQSITQVREQLEAGQGAENISWLLAMISDALVDRVAELSHRLDDQLAILEEDQLNDVEIDPDDITRLRRPLITLRRFMGPQRDCLAQLAQGPLWIDEQARLDLREIANQLSRYVEDFQAMQERALILHEQRMSEHNEQLNQRMYLLSVITAVFLPLGFLTGLLGVNVGGIPGSESPWGFTLFVGMTLGVVAMQMWLLKRKKWW, via the coding sequence ATGACCACCAGCCCCTCTTCGCAGCTACCGCACGCCAACCCGCAGCCCGATCCCCCCTCCACGGCGCTGGTCAGCGCCTACCGTCTCGACGGCAAGGGCAGCGCGACCCTCTTGAGCGATGATGAGCTGCGCCAGGCCTGGCAGGAGCCGGAGGCCTTGATCTGGATGCACCTCGATTACACGCGAGGCGACGTCAATGATTATCTCGCCGGCATCGCGCAGCTGGATGATCCCAGCATCGAGGCCCTCACCGAGCTGGACACACGCCCACGCGTCGCACGTTTCGGCGGCGGCATCGTCACCACCCTGCGCGGCATCAATCTCAACCCGGGTGCCGCGCCGGAAGACCTGCTGTCCCTGCGCCTGTGGATGAGCCCGACTCGCCTGATCACCCTGCGCCGACGCCCCTTCCAGTCGATCACCCAGGTACGCGAGCAGCTGGAAGCCGGCCAGGGAGCCGAAAACATCTCCTGGCTGCTGGCGATGATCAGCGATGCGCTGGTCGATCGCGTCGCCGAGCTAAGCCACCGCCTTGACGATCAACTGGCGATCCTCGAGGAGGATCAGCTCAATGACGTGGAGATCGATCCCGACGACATCACGCGGCTGCGCCGCCCGTTGATCACCCTGCGGCGCTTCATGGGGCCTCAGCGCGACTGCCTGGCCCAGCTGGCTCAGGGGCCCTTGTGGATCGATGAGCAGGCGCGACTGGACCTGCGCGAGATCGCCAACCAGCTGTCGCGTTACGTGGAGGACTTTCAGGCCATGCAGGAACGCGCCCTGATCCTTCACGAGCAGCGCATGAGTGAGCACAACGAGCAGCTCAACCAGCGCATGTACCTGCTCTCCGTCATCACCGCCGTCTTCCTGCCGCTGGGCTTCCTCACCGGACTGCTGGGCGTCAATGTCGGCGGGATTCCCGGCAGCGAGAGCCCATGGGGCTTCACGCTGTTCGTCGGCATGACGCTTGGGGTCGTCGCGATGCAGATGTGGCTGCTCAAGCGCAAGAAATGGTGGTGA